In Arthrobacter sp. StoSoilB5, one genomic interval encodes:
- a CDS encoding NAD(P)-binding domain-containing protein codes for MKKESDPQFDTVIVGGGQAGLALGYWLAQRHHNFVILDENARTGDAWRQRWDSLRLFTPAKYDGLPGAPFPGDPLAFPSKDELADYLEKYARRFSLPLVHGVRVDEVREHGGRFLVSSGDRSWTASNVVVATGGYRVPKQPAFANELDPGTVQLHSQDYKNPGQLQPGPVLVVGLGNSGAEIALEASRTHTTLLAGKASGELPVRHGRAAARFVLPVVRFAGLHVLTLNTPVGRKVAPAFKTMAAPLIRTRTKELRGAKVELLPRIAGVKQGKPVLEEGRPLDVANVIWCTGYREDYSWLKLPYQDGDGAPAHKRGVVESVPGLYFIGQEFLFAAVSATLPGVGRDARYLAQRITAEQPLAAEPRPALA; via the coding sequence ATGAAGAAAGAGAGCGACCCACAGTTCGATACCGTCATCGTGGGCGGCGGCCAAGCCGGCTTGGCCCTCGGCTATTGGCTGGCCCAACGGCACCACAACTTTGTCATCCTTGACGAGAATGCGAGGACTGGCGATGCGTGGCGCCAACGGTGGGATTCGCTTCGGCTCTTTACGCCGGCCAAGTATGACGGTTTGCCGGGCGCACCTTTTCCGGGAGACCCCTTGGCGTTTCCCAGCAAGGATGAGTTGGCGGACTACCTTGAAAAATATGCACGGCGCTTCAGTCTTCCCCTGGTTCACGGAGTCCGTGTTGACGAGGTGCGGGAGCATGGCGGCCGTTTCCTTGTGAGCTCTGGCGATCGGTCCTGGACTGCCAGCAACGTAGTGGTAGCTACCGGTGGATATCGCGTTCCCAAGCAGCCGGCATTCGCCAATGAGCTGGATCCGGGCACCGTCCAGCTTCACTCACAGGACTACAAGAATCCCGGACAACTCCAACCAGGGCCGGTCCTCGTCGTAGGACTCGGCAATTCCGGCGCGGAGATTGCCCTTGAGGCCAGCAGGACACACACCACGTTGCTGGCGGGCAAAGCCAGTGGGGAACTTCCTGTTCGCCATGGACGCGCTGCAGCCCGGTTTGTCCTGCCTGTGGTCCGTTTCGCAGGACTGCACGTCCTGACGCTGAACACTCCGGTTGGCCGGAAGGTGGCGCCGGCATTCAAGACCATGGCGGCACCTTTGATCCGGACGCGCACCAAGGAACTGCGTGGCGCGAAGGTGGAACTGCTGCCAAGGATAGCCGGGGTAAAGCAAGGCAAACCGGTGCTTGAAGAGGGCCGGCCATTGGACGTCGCGAACGTTATTTGGTGTACCGGATACCGCGAGGACTACTCGTGGCTGAAGCTCCCGTACCAGGACGGGGATGGAGCTCCGGCCCACAAGAGGGGAGTGGTGGAATCTGTGCCCGGACTCTACTTCATCGGCCAGGAGTTTCTGTTCGCGGCAGTCTCGGCAACACTTCCCGGAGTGGGCCGCGATGCCCGCTATTTGGCACAGCGGATCACAGCGGAACAGCCGCTGGCAGCAGAGCCTCGCCCGGCTTTGGCCTAG
- the guaB gene encoding IMP dehydrogenase — protein MTQPEHDPFGFVGLTYDDVLLLPGHTDVIPSDADTSSRISKRITVQTPLLSAAMDTVTESRMAIAMARQGGLGVVHRNLSIDDQAEHVDRVKRSESGMITNPLTIGPQATLQELDELCSRYRVSGLPVVDTDGRLLGIVTNRDTRFIPESEFPLRSVSDAMTKMPLITGHVGISREEASHKLATNKIEKLPLVDEQGRLKGLITTKDFTKAEQYPLATKDDEGRLRVGAAIGFFGDGWERAMKLIDAGVDALFVDTANGHSQGVLDMIRRLKSDPIAAHVDIIGGQAATREGAQALIDAGADGIKVGVGPGSICTTRVVAGVGVPQITAIYESAKAAIPAGVPLIADGGLQYSGDIGKALVAGADTVMLGSLLAGCEESPGELIFVNGKQFKSYRGMGSLGAMQSRGKNTSYSKDRYFQADVSGDDKLIPEGIEGRVAFRGPLASVAYQLVGGLRQTMFYTGAPTIAELKARGKFVRITPAGLKESHPHDIQMTVEAPNYGSR, from the coding sequence ATGACCCAGCCCGAACACGATCCCTTTGGCTTCGTAGGCCTGACCTACGACGACGTCCTGCTCCTCCCCGGGCACACTGACGTCATCCCCTCTGACGCGGACACGTCCTCCCGCATTTCCAAGCGGATCACGGTGCAGACGCCGTTGCTTTCTGCTGCCATGGACACCGTGACTGAGTCCCGCATGGCCATCGCGATGGCCCGCCAGGGTGGCCTGGGCGTGGTGCACCGCAACCTGTCCATCGATGACCAGGCTGAGCATGTGGACCGCGTCAAGCGCAGCGAATCGGGCATGATCACCAACCCGCTGACCATTGGCCCGCAGGCCACGTTGCAGGAGCTGGACGAGCTGTGTTCCCGCTACCGTGTCTCCGGCCTTCCCGTGGTGGACACGGACGGACGCCTGCTGGGCATCGTGACCAACCGCGACACCCGGTTCATTCCGGAATCGGAATTCCCGCTGCGCAGCGTCAGCGATGCCATGACAAAGATGCCGCTCATCACCGGGCATGTGGGCATCAGCCGCGAGGAAGCCTCGCACAAGCTGGCCACCAACAAGATCGAGAAGCTCCCTCTCGTTGACGAGCAGGGCCGCCTCAAGGGCCTCATCACCACCAAGGACTTCACCAAGGCAGAGCAGTACCCGCTGGCCACCAAGGACGACGAAGGCCGCCTGCGCGTAGGTGCTGCCATCGGCTTCTTCGGTGATGGCTGGGAACGCGCCATGAAACTCATCGACGCCGGCGTGGACGCCCTGTTTGTGGATACCGCCAACGGCCACTCCCAAGGTGTGCTGGACATGATCCGTCGCCTGAAGTCGGATCCGATTGCTGCCCACGTGGACATCATCGGTGGCCAGGCTGCAACCCGCGAAGGTGCCCAGGCACTGATCGATGCCGGTGCCGACGGCATCAAGGTAGGTGTGGGCCCGGGCTCTATCTGCACCACCCGTGTCGTCGCCGGCGTAGGCGTTCCGCAGATCACCGCCATCTACGAATCCGCCAAGGCTGCCATCCCGGCGGGCGTGCCGCTGATTGCCGACGGCGGGCTGCAGTACTCCGGCGATATCGGCAAGGCCTTGGTCGCCGGTGCTGACACCGTGATGCTGGGCTCGCTCCTGGCTGGTTGCGAGGAGTCCCCGGGCGAACTCATCTTCGTCAACGGCAAGCAGTTCAAGAGCTACCGTGGCATGGGCTCCCTTGGTGCCATGCAGTCCCGTGGAAAGAACACGTCCTACTCCAAGGACCGCTACTTCCAGGCCGACGTTTCCGGCGATGACAAGCTCATCCCGGAAGGCATCGAAGGCCGCGTGGCGTTCCGCGGACCGCTGGCTTCGGTGGCCTACCAGCTTGTGGGCGGCCTTCGTCAGACCATGTTCTACACCGGCGCTCCCACCATTGCCGAGCTCAAGGCACGCGGCAAGTTCGTCCGTATCACTCCGGCTGGCCTGAAGGAATCGCACCCGCACGATATCCAGATGACCGTAGAGGCGCCGAACTACGGTTCCCGCTGA
- a CDS encoding response regulator transcription factor: MSVTALDLGRSAFSEHRWSDALDCLARADSEGGLPARDMELVASVAMLLGHDDDGVKYLTRAHEEFLTLGDMAGAARCAAWLVLFLMDIGEPARSSGWMSRAQHLIAEMEEPTEAEGYLLIPSALGSLYGGNPAASHELFGRAFEVGQRFHDRDLMALGQLGLGTATITLGSPDEGLQLLDEVMLSVTAGEVSPIPSGIIYCAVIGSCRLALDVHRAQEWTAALERWCGDRPDMVMFSGQCQSHRAELFILHGAWNDALAAARIAQDRSRRGDPEAAWGAWYQQAEVLRLRGRLDEADAAYAKAGETGYEPLPGLALLRMAQNKTSQAQAMLHRAMSGADPANRCRLLPAVVQVELAAGDLVAARAAADELAAPLHEASRPLERALSAQAEASVLLAEGSAEAALMSARKAWRLWYSLEAPYEAARCRVLAGRACVGLGDPDSADMEFEAATAEFAELEAVPAMTEVLGLSAGAGTVSGGGGGGGDGSMLTARELEVLRLVADGKANKSIARELYLSEKTVARHVSNILNKLALPSRVAATKYAFEHHLIK, encoded by the coding sequence ATGTCGGTCACAGCCTTGGATCTGGGACGCTCGGCGTTCTCCGAGCATCGCTGGAGCGATGCGCTGGACTGCCTTGCCCGGGCCGATTCCGAAGGTGGCTTGCCTGCCCGGGACATGGAACTGGTGGCATCCGTGGCAATGCTGCTGGGCCATGACGATGACGGAGTGAAATACCTGACGCGGGCCCACGAGGAATTCCTGACACTGGGCGACATGGCCGGTGCGGCGCGCTGTGCGGCGTGGCTGGTGCTGTTCCTCATGGACATCGGGGAACCCGCGCGAAGTTCCGGTTGGATGTCACGCGCCCAGCATCTGATTGCCGAAATGGAAGAGCCCACAGAAGCGGAGGGCTACCTCCTCATCCCATCCGCCCTTGGTTCACTGTACGGAGGAAACCCCGCGGCCAGCCACGAGCTGTTTGGCCGGGCCTTTGAAGTGGGCCAGCGTTTCCACGACCGGGATCTCATGGCGTTGGGCCAGCTGGGCTTGGGCACGGCTACGATTACCCTCGGCTCACCGGACGAGGGATTGCAGCTCCTCGATGAAGTGATGTTGTCCGTCACCGCCGGCGAGGTCTCGCCCATACCTTCCGGGATCATCTACTGTGCGGTGATTGGAAGCTGCAGGCTGGCCTTGGATGTCCACCGCGCCCAGGAATGGACGGCAGCCTTGGAACGGTGGTGCGGGGACCGGCCGGACATGGTGATGTTCAGTGGGCAATGCCAATCGCACCGCGCAGAGCTGTTCATCCTGCATGGCGCCTGGAACGATGCCTTGGCCGCGGCCCGCATCGCCCAGGACCGTTCCCGTCGGGGCGATCCGGAAGCGGCCTGGGGAGCTTGGTACCAACAGGCTGAAGTCCTCCGCCTCAGGGGCAGGCTGGACGAGGCCGACGCAGCCTACGCCAAGGCAGGGGAGACCGGTTACGAGCCATTGCCCGGCCTTGCGCTTCTACGCATGGCCCAGAACAAAACGTCCCAAGCGCAGGCCATGTTGCACCGTGCAATGTCCGGAGCGGATCCGGCCAACCGGTGCAGGCTGCTTCCGGCCGTGGTCCAGGTGGAGCTTGCCGCGGGGGACCTCGTCGCAGCCAGGGCGGCGGCGGATGAACTCGCAGCGCCGCTCCACGAAGCCAGCCGCCCCTTGGAACGGGCGCTATCAGCGCAGGCCGAAGCCAGCGTTCTCTTGGCCGAGGGGAGTGCCGAGGCCGCACTGATGTCCGCCCGGAAGGCCTGGCGGCTTTGGTACAGCCTTGAGGCTCCGTACGAGGCCGCCCGGTGCCGGGTGTTGGCTGGTCGTGCCTGCGTCGGGTTGGGCGATCCCGACTCTGCAGACATGGAATTCGAAGCCGCCACAGCCGAGTTCGCTGAACTCGAAGCAGTGCCGGCCATGACCGAGGTGCTCGGGCTCAGTGCGGGAGCCGGCACGGTGAGTGGCGGCGGGGGCGGTGGCGGCGATGGTTCCATGCTCACTGCCCGTGAGCTTGAAGTCCTGCGGCTCGTAGCTGACGGAAAAGCCAACAAGTCGATTGCGCGGGAACTGTACCTCAGCGAAAAGACCGTTGCCCGGCATGTCAGCAACATCCTCAACAAACTCGCCCTGCCATCCAGGGTCGCTGCGACCAAATATGCCTTCGAACACCATTTGATCAAGTGA
- a CDS encoding ABC transporter ATP-binding protein encodes MSEKPAQPRHPESVRLNSVQPGKAPRKLALRPYARAVGQVLKVSFKASPVAVIMKVAGSLISATLPLVTTYFAALTTTALAAGYAGDPDAGPRAILYVIITAALGLFWGAFSSVDRYIQQLMSFKVGAIVGDMMYERFLALEFWRYDDKETVDLYDRAKRFSDSYARVLDRIAAIFTQLVSVILAVGALLLVSWWIAVIVLIAIVPSVYLQFKLSREQIAHWNTQVDSRRQRRMIETNLLRPQHIAEMRLYGIVGYLMGLRSRLRDADERRRLDFQKRYIPKQLAADALQYGAEVVSLIWVVGQIIARAQPVGQFLYIQQIVSRALSTANNLVSSLSSIDEDLANLKDYELFMALPVPSGHEPPLVKSPSVVEMRDIRFSYTGSDIEVIKGISLTIRAGQHIAIVGENGAGKSTLIRILAGLYRPDSGQVLLDGVDLTGIDVTSWHRHLAVLSQEFLKYEFATAAENIYLGDVRQPRDDSRIRRAASDAEAMEFINKLPNGLENHVSNWMEDPRGRKGSGLSGGQWQRLAMARNFYRDASFMVMDEPTSAIDALAEHRIFTRLFADRNSTIIAISHRLATIEKADVVYMLEDGRIAEEGTHKELVALRGRYFRMFESQLTVEETSQNTP; translated from the coding sequence ATGTCCGAAAAGCCCGCACAACCGCGGCACCCGGAGTCGGTCCGCCTGAACTCAGTCCAACCCGGCAAAGCGCCCCGCAAGCTTGCGCTCCGGCCGTACGCCCGCGCCGTCGGGCAGGTCCTGAAGGTGAGCTTCAAGGCATCACCCGTGGCGGTCATCATGAAAGTGGCCGGGTCACTGATTTCGGCCACGTTGCCGCTGGTTACCACCTACTTCGCCGCGTTGACCACCACAGCGTTGGCCGCCGGTTATGCGGGGGATCCCGACGCCGGTCCGCGGGCGATCCTGTACGTCATCATTACGGCAGCGCTGGGGCTGTTCTGGGGCGCCTTCAGCAGCGTCGACCGGTACATCCAGCAGTTGATGAGCTTCAAAGTGGGCGCGATCGTTGGCGACATGATGTATGAGCGCTTCCTGGCACTGGAGTTTTGGCGCTATGACGACAAGGAAACGGTGGACCTCTACGATCGCGCCAAGCGATTCTCGGATTCCTATGCGCGGGTCCTGGACCGGATCGCGGCCATTTTTACGCAGTTGGTTTCAGTCATCCTGGCAGTGGGGGCGCTGCTGCTGGTCAGTTGGTGGATCGCGGTCATTGTCCTCATTGCGATCGTCCCGAGCGTCTACCTGCAGTTCAAACTCTCGCGCGAGCAAATAGCCCACTGGAATACCCAGGTGGATTCGCGCCGGCAACGGCGCATGATCGAGACCAACCTCCTGCGGCCCCAGCACATTGCCGAGATGCGGCTCTATGGAATCGTAGGCTATCTGATGGGCCTGCGTTCGCGGCTTCGCGACGCTGACGAGCGCCGGCGCCTGGACTTCCAAAAGCGCTACATCCCCAAGCAGCTCGCAGCGGACGCCCTGCAGTACGGGGCCGAGGTTGTTTCGTTGATCTGGGTGGTGGGACAAATCATTGCCAGGGCGCAACCCGTAGGGCAGTTCCTCTATATCCAACAGATCGTCAGCCGGGCCCTTTCCACCGCCAACAACCTGGTTTCGTCGCTGAGTTCCATTGACGAAGACCTTGCCAACCTCAAAGACTACGAGCTGTTCATGGCACTTCCCGTGCCCAGCGGCCATGAGCCTCCTTTGGTGAAGTCGCCTTCCGTTGTGGAAATGCGGGACATCCGCTTCAGCTATACCGGGAGTGACATTGAAGTCATCAAGGGCATTTCCCTGACCATCAGGGCAGGCCAGCACATTGCAATCGTTGGTGAGAATGGTGCGGGAAAGTCCACGCTGATCCGGATCCTGGCAGGCCTGTACCGGCCGGATTCAGGCCAGGTATTGCTTGACGGCGTCGATCTCACCGGAATCGACGTGACCAGTTGGCACCGGCACTTGGCGGTCCTGAGCCAGGAATTCCTGAAGTATGAATTCGCCACTGCCGCGGAGAACATCTACCTGGGCGATGTCCGCCAACCGCGGGACGATTCCCGCATTCGGCGTGCCGCATCAGATGCCGAGGCCATGGAGTTCATCAACAAGCTACCCAACGGCCTGGAAAACCATGTGAGCAACTGGATGGAGGATCCCCGGGGACGCAAGGGGAGCGGCCTCTCCGGTGGGCAATGGCAGCGGCTGGCCATGGCGCGTAACTTCTACCGGGATGCCTCCTTCATGGTCATGGACGAACCGACCTCGGCCATAGACGCTTTGGCGGAGCACCGGATCTTCACGCGGCTTTTCGCGGACCGGAACAGCACCATCATTGCCATCAGCCACCGGCTGGCCACCATCGAGAAGGCAGATGTTGTGTACATGCTCGAAGATGGCCGGATCGCCGAAGAAGGGACACACAAGGAGCTTGTGGCTTTGAGGGGCCGCTACTTCCGGATGTTCGAATCCCAGCTCACCGTGGAAGAGACCAGCCAGAACACCCCCTAA
- a CDS encoding acyltransferase family protein, with translation MSNNMERTTAERGFRPEVQGLRALAVLMVAAYHIWLGRVSGGVDVFLLISAFLLTLSFTRKLENHKPLSLLRHWLHVFKRLLPAVVVVLLAVLTATWAFVPQSRWPDVLAEAWASLLYRQNWQLADSAVDYYAQDHSGASPLQHFWSLSVQGQVFILWPLIFAAVALLQPQLAKMFPGRKGLAHRQLLFVAFGVVFVASLVYSIDQTAHNQAYAYFDTRARLWEFALGSLLALALPYLKPGRWPRVVLGWAGLAAMLSCGLILTVDRSFPGFVALWPTLAAAAVIVAGQSNSRLGADRVLSSKPLVLVGNNSYALYLWHWPVLVFFLLLTDTTSPNLLQGLGIMAVSMVLAIATTRYVEMPMRRWEWPDARSWRAVVVIVSCGALLALPVTAWQGAISAESVAIADQPRELTPGAAALSPENAGQPTPEAMIIPAPAAMKDEWADIDGLCTGANVPTDPLLQGCLQNDEPEVVTKRIVVLGDSHAQQYMAALGPIAKEHGWEVVTLLKGNCRFGAESPERAGDCNDFNKASAAYVMEHKPDAVFTVASLTHVTAPFETEVPGYLEGIKPFTDAGIDVVGVRDNPRFSINMPECVQKKGPESPDCNPPLEDSLAASSPLDDYVGKVDRLYLMDMSDFICEKGTCPAVVGNVYVYKDDNHLTKTYVQSMIPMFEERLLAATGWSER, from the coding sequence ATGAGCAACAACATGGAACGGACGACTGCGGAACGCGGCTTCCGCCCTGAGGTCCAGGGCCTGCGCGCCCTGGCTGTACTGATGGTGGCTGCGTACCACATTTGGCTCGGCCGGGTATCCGGTGGGGTCGACGTCTTCCTGCTCATCTCGGCTTTCCTGCTTACCCTGTCGTTTACACGGAAGCTCGAAAACCACAAGCCCCTGAGCCTCCTGCGGCATTGGCTCCACGTGTTCAAGCGGCTGCTGCCCGCCGTCGTCGTTGTCTTGTTGGCAGTCCTGACCGCCACGTGGGCCTTCGTCCCGCAAAGCCGGTGGCCGGACGTGCTCGCCGAGGCGTGGGCCTCGTTGCTTTACAGGCAGAACTGGCAGCTAGCTGACTCTGCCGTTGATTACTATGCCCAGGACCACTCCGGGGCCAGTCCTCTGCAGCACTTTTGGTCCTTGTCCGTCCAAGGCCAGGTGTTTATCCTGTGGCCGCTGATTTTCGCGGCCGTGGCCCTGCTGCAGCCGCAACTGGCAAAAATGTTCCCGGGGCGCAAGGGCTTGGCCCACCGGCAGCTGCTGTTCGTGGCGTTCGGCGTGGTCTTCGTGGCTTCGCTGGTGTATTCCATCGACCAGACGGCCCACAACCAGGCGTATGCCTACTTCGATACCCGTGCGAGGCTGTGGGAATTCGCGCTGGGGTCCCTGCTGGCATTGGCTCTCCCGTACCTCAAACCGGGACGCTGGCCTCGGGTAGTCCTGGGTTGGGCCGGTCTGGCCGCCATGCTTTCGTGTGGGCTGATCCTCACTGTCGACCGCTCCTTCCCAGGCTTCGTGGCCTTGTGGCCGACCCTCGCGGCAGCGGCGGTTATCGTCGCCGGCCAGAGCAACAGCCGCCTGGGTGCGGACCGCGTGCTCAGCTCAAAGCCTTTGGTCCTGGTGGGAAACAATTCCTACGCCTTGTACTTGTGGCATTGGCCTGTCCTGGTGTTCTTCCTGCTCCTCACGGACACCACGAGCCCCAACCTCCTGCAGGGCCTGGGCATCATGGCCGTATCCATGGTGCTGGCTATCGCCACCACACGGTATGTCGAGATGCCGATGCGCCGCTGGGAGTGGCCGGACGCCCGGTCCTGGCGGGCCGTCGTCGTGATTGTTTCCTGTGGTGCGTTGCTGGCGCTGCCGGTAACTGCTTGGCAGGGTGCCATCTCCGCGGAAAGCGTGGCGATAGCCGACCAGCCCAGGGAACTGACGCCCGGTGCTGCAGCACTTTCGCCTGAGAACGCGGGGCAACCGACGCCTGAGGCAATGATCATTCCCGCACCGGCCGCCATGAAAGATGAATGGGCTGACATCGACGGGCTGTGCACAGGCGCCAACGTCCCAACGGATCCGTTGCTGCAGGGTTGCCTCCAGAATGATGAACCCGAGGTAGTGACCAAGAGGATCGTGGTGCTCGGTGATTCGCATGCCCAGCAGTACATGGCCGCCCTCGGTCCGATCGCCAAGGAGCACGGTTGGGAAGTGGTCACACTGCTGAAGGGGAATTGCCGGTTCGGTGCCGAATCTCCCGAGCGTGCTGGCGACTGCAACGACTTCAACAAGGCAAGTGCCGCTTACGTCATGGAACATAAACCCGATGCTGTGTTCACCGTGGCGTCATTGACCCACGTCACGGCCCCGTTCGAGACCGAGGTGCCTGGCTATTTGGAAGGCATCAAACCCTTTACGGATGCAGGAATCGACGTCGTCGGCGTGCGGGACAACCCGCGGTTCAGCATTAACATGCCGGAGTGCGTGCAGAAGAAGGGCCCCGAATCGCCTGACTGCAACCCTCCCTTGGAGGATTCCCTGGCGGCTTCCTCGCCCTTGGACGATTACGTGGGCAAGGTGGATCGGTTGTACCTGATGGACATGAGCGACTTCATCTGTGAAAAGGGCACGTGTCCGGCAGTGGTTGGGAATGTGTACGTCTACAAGGACGACAACCACCTCACCAAGACCTACGTGCAGAGCATGATTCCGATGTTCGAGGAGCGGCTCCTCGCCGCGACGGGCTGGTCAGAGCGCTAG
- a CDS encoding acyltransferase family protein gives MDALCNSLEELPNVTTSTIRPPARPNRRATGPVVKSTFRPEIQGLRSLAVLMVVSYHIWIGRVSGGVDVFLLISAFLMTLQFTSRFKQRRPMDLLRHWLHLFRRLLPAVVVVLLGTLAATFAFLPPTRWVEVVHQAWASLFYYENWLLQTLAVNYYATDHSLASPVQHFWSLSIQGQVFILWPVIFAVIAVICRKFDLRYRASLAYVFALIFVVSLTYSTIFTANNQAVAYFDTFARLWEFALGTLVALILPALDFSKPVRVVMGWIGVAAMLSCGILLQVQTAFPGFVALWPTLAAVAVIAAGQTGSRFGVDRILSSKFLVRLGDNSYALYLWHWPILVIALAWSGKDHAGWLSGTAIVALALVLAFLTTKYVEKPFREWKWPEVKRRRAAISIAVCLALACTPLLGFEYKQYLDQKAAETQAFNDNPGAHALLPGYVDQVSKDAKTLPTAEQLPEDWAHLGGTCEGDSRPEDKSLQENCQQNGVGDDATKSIIVLGDSHAQQWLAALGPLAEAEHWKVTALLLGGCPFMPDNADADQHCNDFNSAASKYVAAHTPDSVFMVGTKAAPSSPDEELVYGFEQTVTNFNDLGIQVVAIRDNPRFDHNVTECALSKGVDSSECKSDQHDVLAAESPFAAVQGKFGNAAFLDMTDLLCDGVQCPSVIGNVFVYLDDNHLSKTYVTSMGEMFDERWFAATGWTR, from the coding sequence ATGGATGCTTTGTGCAATAGCCTTGAGGAACTGCCTAACGTGACTACATCAACGATCCGACCGCCCGCCCGTCCCAACAGGCGGGCTACCGGTCCCGTTGTAAAGTCCACTTTCCGACCCGAAATCCAGGGCCTCCGCTCGCTCGCTGTCCTCATGGTGGTGAGCTACCACATCTGGATTGGGCGGGTATCAGGCGGGGTGGATGTCTTCCTGCTGATCTCGGCATTCCTCATGACGCTCCAGTTCACGAGCCGCTTCAAACAGCGGCGCCCGATGGACTTGTTGCGGCATTGGCTGCACCTGTTCAGGCGCCTGCTGCCCGCAGTGGTTGTTGTCCTCCTGGGAACACTGGCTGCCACCTTTGCTTTCCTGCCTCCCACCCGCTGGGTGGAAGTGGTCCACCAGGCCTGGGCTTCACTGTTCTACTACGAGAATTGGCTCCTGCAGACCCTGGCGGTCAACTACTACGCCACCGACCACAGCCTCGCCAGTCCCGTGCAGCACTTCTGGTCGCTTTCCATCCAGGGCCAGGTCTTCATTCTCTGGCCAGTGATCTTCGCCGTGATAGCGGTCATCTGCCGCAAATTCGATCTCCGATACCGGGCCTCGCTCGCTTACGTATTTGCGCTGATCTTCGTCGTGTCCCTGACGTACTCCACTATTTTTACGGCCAACAACCAGGCGGTGGCCTACTTCGACACCTTTGCCCGGCTTTGGGAGTTTGCACTCGGAACCCTTGTTGCCTTGATCCTGCCTGCCCTGGACTTTTCCAAACCCGTCCGTGTGGTGATGGGGTGGATCGGCGTGGCTGCCATGCTCAGCTGCGGCATTCTGCTGCAGGTCCAGACGGCGTTTCCTGGCTTTGTAGCGCTCTGGCCCACTCTGGCTGCGGTTGCTGTGATCGCTGCGGGTCAGACCGGTAGCCGCTTCGGAGTGGATCGTATCCTGAGCTCCAAATTCCTGGTCAGGCTTGGCGATAACTCCTATGCCCTCTATCTCTGGCACTGGCCCATTCTGGTCATCGCCTTGGCCTGGAGTGGCAAGGACCATGCCGGCTGGCTTTCCGGCACCGCCATCGTGGCGTTGGCACTGGTCCTGGCGTTCCTGACTACCAAGTACGTGGAGAAGCCCTTCCGGGAGTGGAAGTGGCCCGAAGTGAAACGCCGCCGCGCAGCCATTTCCATCGCTGTTTGCCTGGCCTTGGCGTGCACGCCGTTGCTTGGCTTCGAGTACAAGCAATATCTGGACCAGAAGGCCGCCGAAACGCAGGCGTTCAATGACAACCCAGGAGCGCATGCACTCCTTCCCGGGTACGTGGACCAGGTCAGCAAGGATGCCAAGACGCTGCCTACGGCAGAGCAGCTACCTGAGGATTGGGCACACCTGGGTGGGACGTGTGAGGGTGATTCCCGGCCGGAGGACAAGTCGCTGCAGGAGAATTGCCAGCAGAACGGCGTGGGGGACGACGCCACCAAGAGCATCATTGTCTTGGGCGATTCCCATGCCCAGCAATGGCTGGCCGCACTGGGCCCCCTCGCTGAGGCTGAGCATTGGAAAGTCACGGCTCTCCTGCTGGGCGGATGCCCCTTCATGCCGGACAACGCCGACGCTGACCAACACTGCAACGATTTCAACTCGGCCGCTTCCAAGTACGTGGCAGCCCACACGCCGGATTCCGTGTTCATGGTGGGCACCAAGGCGGCCCCGTCATCTCCGGATGAGGAGTTGGTGTACGGCTTTGAACAGACCGTCACCAACTTCAACGACCTCGGCATCCAGGTGGTTGCCATCCGTGACAACCCACGGTTTGACCACAACGTCACCGAATGTGCGCTGTCCAAGGGCGTGGACAGCAGCGAGTGCAAGTCTGACCAGCATGACGTCCTGGCCGCGGAGAGCCCCTTTGCAGCTGTACAGGGAAAGTTCGGCAATGCCGCATTCCTGGATATGACGGATCTCCTGTGCGACGGTGTCCAGTGTCCCAGCGTCATAGGAAATGTGTTCGTCTACTTGGACGATAATCACCTGTCGAAGACCTACGTCACCAGCATGGGTGAAATGTTCGACGAAAGGTGGTTTGCCGCGACGGGGTGGACGCGATGA